From one Deltaproteobacteria bacterium RBG_16_64_85 genomic stretch:
- a CDS encoding phosphate ABC transporter substrate-binding protein PstS: MRKGIGRWLGIGLAMLGLAWGLPTMAADTLTITGAGATFPYPLYSKWFYEYSNSHPGLKFNYQSIGSGGGVKQITAGTVDFGASDAPMNEDELAKLPGPIFHIPTAIGAVTVVYNLEKIQSGLKLTPDVLVDIYFGKITRWNDPRIAGLNPGAKLPAADIVVAHRSDGSGTTDIFTNYLSAVSTDWRAKIGRGKSVNWPVGLGGKGNEGVAGVVKQTPGAVGYVELAYAMQNRMTVAALRNKEGNFVLPTLESTSAAAAGAAKTMPADFRLTLVDAPGQDSYGICGLTWLLVYKDQRDEAKGKALVTFLKWAIRDGQRMNAPLLYAPIPKPVVEMVDKAIRQINFRGKSLY; the protein is encoded by the coding sequence ATGAGAAAAGGGATCGGACGGTGGCTCGGAATCGGCCTGGCCATGCTCGGTCTTGCATGGGGGCTTCCAACGATGGCGGCGGATACGCTGACCATCACCGGGGCAGGGGCGACGTTCCCCTACCCGCTGTACTCCAAGTGGTTCTACGAGTATTCCAACTCCCACCCGGGATTGAAGTTCAACTACCAGTCGATCGGGTCGGGCGGCGGCGTCAAGCAGATCACCGCGGGGACCGTCGATTTCGGGGCCAGCGACGCCCCGATGAACGAGGATGAGCTGGCCAAGCTTCCCGGGCCGATCTTCCACATCCCCACGGCGATCGGCGCGGTGACGGTCGTCTACAACCTGGAAAAGATCCAGAGCGGCCTCAAGTTGACGCCGGACGTCCTCGTCGACATCTACTTCGGGAAAATCACCCGGTGGAACGATCCCCGGATCGCCGGCCTGAACCCCGGCGCGAAACTTCCCGCCGCGGACATCGTGGTCGCCCACCGGTCGGACGGCTCGGGGACCACGGATATCTTCACCAATTACCTCTCCGCGGTCAGCACGGATTGGCGGGCGAAGATCGGCCGGGGAAAGTCGGTGAACTGGCCGGTCGGCCTCGGCGGAAAAGGGAACGAGGGAGTCGCGGGGGTGGTCAAGCAGACCCCCGGCGCCGTCGGGTACGTCGAGCTGGCCTACGCGATGCAAAACCGGATGACGGTGGCGGCCTTGCGGAACAAGGAGGGGAATTTCGTGCTCCCGACGCTCGAATCCACCTCCGCGGCGGCGGCCGGAGCGGCCAAGACCATGCCCGCCGACTTCCGGTTGACCCTTGTGGACGCCCCGGGGCAGGATTCCTACGGTATCTGCGGGCTGACCTGGCTCCTCGTCTACAAGGACCAGAGGGATGAAGCGAAGGGGAAAGCGCTCGTGACGTTCCTCAAGTGGGCGATCCGCGACGGCCAGAGGATGAACGCGCCGCTTCTCTACGCCCCGATACCTAAACCGGTGGTGGAAATGGTGGACAAGGCGATCCGGCAGATCAACTTCCGGGGAAAGAGCCTGTACTGA
- a CDS encoding phosphate ABC transporter permease subunit PstC: protein MTRKAGDNPKDLLFEKTTALFAFGVLFLAVLLFAILVAESLPSIRKFGASFLVTKTWDPVAENFGALTFIYGTIVSSFIALLIAVPLAVGSAIFINEFAPEWLKTPVAFLAELLAAIPSVIYGLWGIFVLVPVLRDLLMKPAAKYLGWIPLFKGPVYGPSMLAAGVLLSIMILPFILSVSREVLATVPRLQKEAVLSLGGTHWEMIRIVIGQHCIPGIFGATILGLGRALGETMAVTMVIGNRPDIFLSVFQPGYSMAAVIANEFTEATGELYLAALVEIGLVLFLITFLANLAAKWILKTMVSHAARGI from the coding sequence ATGACGCGTAAGGCCGGGGACAACCCGAAAGACCTCCTCTTCGAGAAGACGACCGCCCTTTTTGCGTTCGGGGTTCTGTTCCTGGCCGTTCTACTGTTCGCGATCCTTGTAGCGGAGTCGCTCCCTTCGATCAGGAAATTCGGCGCATCGTTCCTCGTGACGAAAACGTGGGACCCGGTCGCGGAAAATTTCGGGGCGCTCACCTTCATCTACGGAACGATTGTCTCCTCCTTCATCGCGCTCTTGATCGCGGTCCCGCTGGCCGTGGGCTCCGCCATTTTCATCAACGAGTTCGCGCCGGAATGGCTGAAGACGCCGGTGGCGTTCCTTGCGGAGCTTCTGGCGGCCATCCCGAGCGTGATCTACGGGCTCTGGGGGATCTTCGTCCTGGTCCCCGTCCTGCGGGACCTCCTCATGAAGCCGGCGGCGAAATACCTCGGCTGGATTCCCCTCTTCAAGGGGCCGGTGTACGGGCCCAGCATGCTGGCCGCGGGCGTGCTGCTCTCCATCATGATCCTCCCGTTCATCCTCTCGGTCAGCCGGGAGGTCCTCGCCACGGTTCCCCGACTCCAGAAGGAGGCCGTTCTTTCATTGGGGGGGACCCATTGGGAGATGATCCGGATCGTCATCGGCCAGCACTGCATTCCGGGAATTTTCGGGGCGACCATCCTCGGACTGGGAAGGGCTCTGGGAGAAACGATGGCGGTCACCATGGTGATCGGGAACCGGCCTGACATCTTCCTGTCGGTCTTTCAGCCCGGCTACTCGATGGCCGCCGTGATCGCCAACGAGTTCACCGAGGCAACCGGAGAACTTTACCTGGCGGCGCTGGTGGAGATCGGCCTGGTGCTCTTCCTCATCACGTTCTTGGCCAACCTCGCGGCGAAGTGGATCCTCAAGACGATGGTGTCCCACGCCGCCCGGGGG